AGACGAATGCCGGAAGCTGGTTGACGAGCAAAAAGGCCAGGAAATCAGATTGCTGCCTTATAGAAAGACAGCTCCGATCATCACTTCGGCGGAGACGTTTCTGAGTTACAGAGACGTGGACACGAGCAAGGCTGCGGTCGAACCCATGATCCGTCAAATCAAAGTGCCCATGCTCGTTTGCTACGATCCTGCGGACAACATTCACGGTCTGGGCGCGGTGACCATGCGGGAAAAGATTGTCGGCGATATCAAAGCGGCTGCGATCTCGTCGAAACGAGTCGAGGTGGCGGTCGTTCCGTCAAAGGCCGGAAATTCGCCCGTTCAGGCCCATGGATTCATCGGCAATGAAGATGTCGTCACCGAACTCACGGCGGCCTGGCTCGATCGAATGGACGCGTGATGAGCATTACTCGCGCTCGGAGAAAGACTTTGAAGCAAAGCAACACGCAGGCGCCTGTTCGTCGTCGGCTGTTAGCCGCATGGCTTGCCGCCATCGTCGTTTCAGTGCTGTTGGCGCCACGGCCATTGCTCGCGCAGGATTGGCCGAAATCATCCATCAGCTTGATCGTGCCTTATAACGCAGGCGGCAACACCGACACGATGGCGCGCCTTCTGGCCGGAAGCCTGACGCAAAGCCTGGGGCAGACCGTTCTGGTGGAAAACAAGGGCGGTGCGGGCGGCGCGTTGGCCGCGGAATTCGTCGCGAGGGCTCCGAAGGACGGCCACACGTTGTTCTTCGCCACAACGGCTCAGACGTCGGTCACGCCATTCGTCCAGACCGTGCGCTACGATCCGCAGAAAGACTTCGCACCGATCAGCATCTACGGAACCGGTCCTAACATCCTGGCCGTCAGCTCAAAGCTGAAAGTCGCGACTGTTGAGGATTTCATCAAATACGCCAAGGCCAATCCGGGCGCGGTGAAGTACGGCTCGGGCGGCAATGGAACGATAGGTCATCTCGCCGGAGCGCTTTTCGGCAAGCGCGCAGGCATCGAAATCATGCATGTTCCGTACAGAGGCGGCTCGCAGATGATGACCGACCTCATGGCCGGGCATATCGACATGTATTTCGGCAATGCCTCTGAAATTCTGCCGATGGCTTCGAGCGACACGATCAAGATATTGGCGGTGTCCACGGACAAACGCCTTCCGAACCTTCCGGATCTCCCGACCATCGGCGAAACGCTTCCGGGCCTCGTCGTCGAAGCATGGAACGGTTTGCTGGCTCCTGCAGGAGTATCCGCTTCGGTGCAGGGCATTCTCGAGCGCGAAGCGATCAAGGCGGTTCGCGATCCGGCCGTGATCGAGAAATTGCAAAAGCTCGGGATTGTTCCGGGTGGATCGACGGCGGCGGAGTTTGGTGCGGTCCTGCAAAAGGAGAGAGCCGTCTATCGTGACGCTGTCATCGCTGCGGGAATTGCATCCGGCGGATGATCGGGACGCCGAAGATGTCGCGGACCTTGCTCCGCTTCCACTGACACGAGTTCTGCTCGACGGAAATCCGGCTCTGGCTTGCCGGTGCGCATGTAATTTGGTTCAAGAGTTGCGGAGTTCAAAAGCCGCAAGCGGTCGGAAGGGTAAAACGATGTATCGGATGATGGTGGCGGACTTCGATTCTCCATCGTATTTCGTGGCGACCGCTGCGGTGAAACTCGGTTTTTTCAAAGAGCAAGGTTTGGACGTCGAGTTCGTTGCCGAGTATGGCGCCAAGCATGGCCCCGAGCGGCTTCGCGAGGGGTACATCCATTTCTTCGGCGGTCCCGCGTTTGCCGCAACGCGTGCCTTTCCGGCGTGGAAGGGTGTGAAGCTTGTCGCGGCGCTGGCGCAGCATTCCTATTGGTTCATGGGAATCCGCAAGGACATCGACATCCGCCGCGGCGACATCAAGGCGCTCAAAGGTCTGCGGATTTCAACGTCGTTCGCATTTCCATGCACCGCGCTGCGGCACATGTTGACCCAGGCGGGACTGGATTTAAGCCGCGAAGAGGTTCGCATTGTCGAAAGCCTGCCCTCGAAGTCCGAGTCGCACAGTCTCGATGGGGTCAGAGCGCTGCGGGAGAATCTCGCCGACTGCTTCTGGGGCAATGGCATGCGGCTCGCTCTCGCCGAGAAGGCGGGCATCGCCAAATTGCATCTCGATCTGCGCCGCGGCGACGGCCCGCCGGATGCGCGGCATTACAATTTTGCTGCGCTGACGATGACCGACGCTCTGATCGAGAAAGAGCCCGAGGTTGCGGCCGCTGCGGTGCGTGCGATCGTCGCCACGCAAAAAGCGCTCAAGGCCGATCCAAAGCTCGCCAAGAAGGTGGGCGATGAACTGTTCCCCGGCGACGAGGCCGAGATGATCCCGATCCTGGTCGGCCGGGACGCACCGTTTTACGATGCGACGATTACGCCTATCGCAGTCGATGGCTTGAATAAGTTTGCGATGGCCAACGGCCTCTTGGATCGGCCGTTAGCTTATGAGCAAATTGCGGCTCGTCAATTTGAGCACATTTGGAGATCGTGAGGTCCGCGCCGACTGGGTCTTAGGTCGACGCGGCGATCACCTTCTGATGAACTAAGGACGTGCAAGCTTGTCGCTTGGCAGCGAGAAGCAATGCTCCGCGATCGCGTCGGCGCGCGTGAACCAGACCGCGTTCTGGGATTGGGCCACGCAGTGCTTCAGCGCCCGCCGCAACGCCCGAAGACGGAACGGCTGTCCGCAAATGAACGGATGCAGCGCCACCGACATGACCAAGGGCTTCGACGCCGACCGTTCGAGCAACTCGTCGAACTGGTCGACGATCATTTTCTCGAACTCTTCGCCGGTCTGATCGCGAAGCACGTTCGTTCCCATGTCGTTGAGCTCCATGGGATAGGGCACCGACAGAATCGGACCCGACCGTGTTTTCATCCAGATCGGCTGATCGTCGACCGGCCAGCCGAGCGTGTGGGTGTAGCCCGCTTCGACCAGCAGATCCGGCGTGACGCGCGACTCCGCGGCGGCCGGACCCATCCAGCCTGTCGGACGCTTGCCGAAATGCTTGGTGATGAGATCGGTCGACTCGGCGATCATTCTGGCTTCGTCGTGCTCCCACAACGCGTTGCCGAGTTCCGAGTTGGTGCGGCCGTGGGCGCATATCGTGTCGCCGCGCTCCTTGATCCGCTCGATCACCTCCGGAGCGTGCTCGCAGACCAGGCTGTTGAGCAGAACTGTCGTCGGGATTTTCAGTTCGTCGAGCATGTCGAAAACGTGCCAGATGCCGACGCGAAGGCCGTAGTCCCGCCAAGCAAAATTGCGCTGGGTTTGCGCGCCTCCCGAGCCCGTGAACGGGTCGTTGCCGATGCCGGCCATGAACGCGAAATGCTCGACGTTCAGACCGATATAGAACGCAAGCTTCTTGCCGTTCGGCCATTCGTAGACCGGGCGCTTGTTGATCGGCGAAAACGGATAGCGACCGTGCGTCGGCAGCTTCAGCATGGAATGTGCCTCTATCGAGTGTGAGATTTAGCGCTGGGCGAGAGCAGGGAGACCTCGTTGGATTCGACGTCGCGCCGCTTGACGCTGTCCAGGCTCACGACGTTGCGGGCTGCTGCGGGCTTTTCCATGCTCTTCTCCGAATGTCCGTTCTTATGATGCCTTCACGGGCGCTAGGCTCGCTTGCTCCAGAAGCCTCGCGATTTCACGCCTGTGCTCGTTGAATTCCGGTGAGGTCGGATCGCGCGGACGCGGCAGCGGAATGCTGACATCGGCCATGATCTGGCCGGGCCGCGTGGACATGACAAGGACGCGATCGCCCAGCAGGACGGCTTCCTCGACGCTGTGGGTGATGAACATCACGGTCAGCGACATCTCTGCCGATAGCTTGCTGAGTTCGCGCTGCAACGCGAGACGCGTCTGCGCTTCCAGAGCGGCGAACGGCTCGTCCATGAGCAGGATTTTCGGGTCGTTGATGAGGACCCGGGCCAGTGCCGCGCGCTGCCGCATGCCGGCGGAAAGCTCGTGAGGATATCGGTTGGCGGCGCTTTCCAGGCCCACGGTGCGCAAAATGCGATTTACGCTTTCATCGATATCGGACTGGCGGACGCCGCGTTCACGCGGTCCGAATTCGACATTCTTTCGAAGGTCGAGCCATGGGAAGAGAGCAAATTCCTGAAAGACCACGGCGCGATCCGGGCCGGGGCCTTGGATCGGGCGGCCATCGATCATGATCGAGCCGGACGTCTTGGTCTCGAAGCCGGCAAGAATATAAAGCAGTGAGGTTTTGCCGCAGCCGCTCGGACCCACAACGGTGATGAACTCGCCGCGGTGGATCTGCAAGGTGATGTCTTTGCAGGCGACGACCGTCTCGCCGCGACTGATGTCGTGATAGGCCTTGGTGAGCTCATGGCATGCGATGACGGGTGTGCTGCTCATTGGCCGACCAACCCTCTTTGCCAACGAAGCGTCATCCGCGACAGCTTCACGAGCAACCAGTCGGACATCAATCCCAGAACGCCCACGCTGACGATGGCGTCGACGATCAGATCAAGCCGGTTGACCTGATACGCCGACCATAAGGCGTAGCCAAGTCCGCCTTGCACGGCGAGCATTTCCGAGACGATCACCAGAACCCATGAAAGCCCCAGCCCTATTCGCAGTCCGGCAAAAGTGGATGGTAGGGTCGCGGGCAGAACAACCCTTCGCAGCAGCCGGCGTGGCGGCGTGCCCAGCATCAAGGCGGCGCGGGTGAGGGTTCGCGGCGTCTGGCGTGCGCCCGCCGCAACGCTCATTGCGATCGGAAAGAACGCCCCGAATGCGATGAGGAAGACGGCCGCCGACTCGTGAATGCCAAAGAAGAACACCGTGAAGGGCACCCACGCCGTCGTCGGAATGGCGCGAAGGAAATTGATCAATCCATCGAAGAGATCGTTGACGAGCGCATACCACCCGAGCAGCAGTCCAAACGTCACGCCGGTGGCGGATGCAATCGCAAAGCCGGCGGCCACGCGGCGCAGGCTCAGCAGGACATAGAATGTCCATGTCCCTGAATGCCACGCGAGCGGCGTGACCGGTCCGAAAATCCAGATGTACCAACTCTCGACGACGGCGGCCGGCGTCGGGATCGAGCCTGGCGGTGTCCAGCCGAGATCGCCGGCAATCTGCCAGAACAAGACCAGCAGCGCTGGCACGACCAAGCCGAGAGCCCATCGGCCCGGCTTCATTCGCGACAGCAAGTTCAAAGCGAGCGGTGCATCGCGCTTCGCGAAATCGTGACCCGATGCCTGAGCGCGGCCGTTCGTTGTCATTGCAACTTCAACGGCGCACCAGCTTGGCTGCTTCCGGCGGCGGCCCCGTCAGCTCTTCGCGGCTCTTGCCGCTCGCCGCCATCAGCGGGCCGAAGTCGATCAGGGCTTCGACCTTGCCCGAGGTGTCGGACTTCGTGAATCCATATTCGGTGCCGAGCTTGGCCGCTCCGACGATCGCCTTGACGTCGATCTTCTCGCTGAAGATCTGGTTCTTGAGCGACAACGCGGCCACGTCCGCCGACACCGCGGTGAGGCTCGTCACCAGACGGGTAAAGACCGCGGGATCGCGGATTTCGTCCATGCTGGCGAGATAGGCCTTCATCAGATTGGTCGAGAGTGTTTTGTCGGCCAGAAGCTCCGTGGTCGCGAGCAGGCCGGAGTTGGCGCAGCCCAGCGACGATGAGCCAATGTCCAATTTCTCCGGATAGTGGCCGATGCCGGCGACGACGAGCTGGTCGCACTGCGGCGTGAACAAGACGACACCGTCGACGTCGCCGCGACGCAAGGCTTCTTGCGCCGTGGCGCCAACCGATACGTTGGTCACTTTGATTTTGCTCAAGTCCGCACCGCCTTCCTTGGCGGCGATGAAGAACATCACCCGCGCCCAGGTGCCGGGCACGACACCGATGGTCTTGCCTTCGAGATCCGACCACTTGGCCGGATTGACGCCGGTCTTCATGACCAGGTTTTGCCCGCCATACTGGTCCGCAGCGATGTATCGCAGATTGGTGATGCCCTGATCCGCGACGGTCGCCATCGTATCGATGCCGCAGGTGGCGGAGTTGGTCTGGCCTGTTTGTGCCGCGCGCGCCTGTTCGGCATAGGTGAAGAGCACGGCCATCTCGACCTTGAAGCCGAAGCGCTCGGAGATGTTGCTGAGATTCCAGACCGGCGCAGCCGCGTTGCGCGAAGCCGCAATCTTGATGACAGGCATTCCCTGGCTGTGGCCGACGCTCGCCATGGCGGCGCCGCCAACAGCCACGAGGCCGGTCGCCAGGAAGTGACGGCGATGGATCGAACGCAAGCGCATCTCAGGACCTCCGTTGACTGATGTCATTCTGACAGCATCCCGCCAGTATGCAGCGTGACGAAATCTCGCGCTTGCCGATAATTGGCGCAGGAGTTTGCGGCGCTGCATTGCATTGCAGCAGGCTGCCGGCCGCGCATCGCAATCCACCTCATTCGCGGCGTCCAAGCGGGCGCCCGATCGTGCGCATTCTACTTTAGCCGCGGCGAGCTTGCTGGCGACCCCCAAAAATCGCGGCGCTGATCGGCAAATCCGTGTTTGCCCGCTGCATCGGGGCACGGCCATCGATCAATCACAAGAGAGGGACCTCAGCGGCATGACCGAGCAACGCGCTCGCTGACGGCCGCTATGTTTGTCCTGCTGTTTGTGTGGCAGCCACGCCTGCTCTCGGTATCAGCGTGGCTCGATCCCGGCGTTTTTGATCACCTTGCCCCAGCGTTCGATCTCGCCTCTCACCAGCTTGCGCATCTCATCCGGGGTGCTGGATCGCACCGCGGCGCCGAGCGTGCGGAGCTTGGCCGCGACTTCAGGATTGGCAAGCGCCTTGACGGCTTCGTCGTGCAATCGCGCCTGAATGGGCGCAGGCGTGTTCTGGACGGTGACGAGACCGATCCAGGTTTCCACCTCGAAGCCGGGCACGGTCTCGGCCACCGTTGGGATGCCCGGCGTGCCGGGCCAAGGCGACTTGCTGGTCACGCCGATGCCGCGCAGCTTGCCGCCGGTGATCTGCGGCATGCTGACAGTCTGCGTATCGATCAGAACGTCGACGCGGCCGGCCAGCACATCGGTGGTCGGTGCGGTTCCGCCTCGGTACGGCACGTGGGTGAGCTTGATGCCGGCCTGGCTCGCCAGAAGCTCGCCCGTCAGATGCGGCACGCTCCCTACGCCGACAGAGGTGTAGGTGATCTCGCCGGGCTTCTGCTTTGCCGCGGCGATCAGTTCGGCCAGGTTCCTGTAGGGACTGTCTCCAGCCACGGCGAGGACGTAGGGAAAGAACGCGATGGTGGTGAGCATCGCGAAATCGTTGTTCGGATCGTATTTGAGCGTCTTGAACAGGCTCGCCGTCGTGGCGTGTGCGGCGGTCAGCATCAGCATCGTCGTGCCGTCGGGCGCGGCGCGCGTCATGGTCTCGGAGGCCAGCATGCCGCTGGCGCCAGGCTTCGCTTCGACCAGGATCGGCTGACCAAGTCCCTTGCTCATGGCTTCGCCGAGGATCCGGGCCATGGTGTCCGCGTTGCCGCCGGCGCCGAAGCCATGCAGCAGCGTGATCGGACGGTTTGGGTAGTCCTGCGCATGCAGCGGCGACGCCAATGTCACGGCGGCCATGCAGCACATCAGTTTAAGTGCCCACTTCATTTTCTTTTCTTCCTCCCTTTGATCTTTTTTGACGGCAACTCATGCGGCTCGACAAGCCAGCAGCCCCGTGCAACACCTCGCGGGCCTTGATCTGGACCTGTGGGATAACGACGCGCTCCTATGACTTGGCGACACGACAACACCGGCCGTCTGCTGTTCGACTCGACACGGCGTTTCCAGGAGCGCGTGCTGGCTCTGGTCAACGACAAGGGTTATTCCGACATCCGTATCGCCCATCTCGCCGTCACGCGTCACATCGATCTTGCCGGCACCAGGATTGCCGATGTGGCTGCCCGTGCGGGCGTCACCAAGCAATCGATGAGCGAGATGATCGAACAGCTTCGCAAGATGGGTTTTGTGCGGCTGGATGCCGACGCGAGCGACAAGCGGGCGAAAATCGTCACGTTCACCGAGTCCGGGCGGATGCTGCTCGACACCATTCGCAGGGCCGTCGCCAGCACCGAGCGCGAACTGGCATCGCGCATCGGCGCCCGCCACGTTGCGGCTTTGCGAACGGCGCTGGGTGCCTACTGTCGCGTCGCAGACGTGCCGGCTCCCAAGCAAACGGCGAAGCCTCGCGCCCGGTCGCGTCAGTCCTAGTCCCGGTTGATCCACGCGCACCGGCCGACCTTAAGT
The Rhodoplanes sp. Z2-YC6860 genome window above contains:
- a CDS encoding Bug family tripartite tricarboxylate transporter substrate binding protein; translated protein: MARLLAGSLTQSLGQTVLVENKGGAGGALAAEFVARAPKDGHTLFFATTAQTSVTPFVQTVRYDPQKDFAPISIYGTGPNILAVSSKLKVATVEDFIKYAKANPGAVKYGSGGNGTIGHLAGALFGKRAGIEIMHVPYRGGSQMMTDLMAGHIDMYFGNASEILPMASSDTIKILAVSTDKRLPNLPDLPTIGETLPGLVVEAWNGLLAPAGVSASVQGILEREAIKAVRDPAVIEKLQKLGIVPGGSTAAEFGAVLQKERAVYRDAVIAAGIASGG
- a CDS encoding ABC transporter substrate-binding protein produces the protein MYRMMVADFDSPSYFVATAAVKLGFFKEQGLDVEFVAEYGAKHGPERLREGYIHFFGGPAFAATRAFPAWKGVKLVAALAQHSYWFMGIRKDIDIRRGDIKALKGLRISTSFAFPCTALRHMLTQAGLDLSREEVRIVESLPSKSESHSLDGVRALRENLADCFWGNGMRLALAEKAGIAKLHLDLRRGDGPPDARHYNFAALTMTDALIEKEPEVAAAAVRAIVATQKALKADPKLAKKVGDELFPGDEAEMIPILVGRDAPFYDATITPIAVDGLNKFAMANGLLDRPLAYEQIAARQFEHIWRS
- a CDS encoding polysaccharide deacetylase family protein — protein: MLKLPTHGRYPFSPINKRPVYEWPNGKKLAFYIGLNVEHFAFMAGIGNDPFTGSGGAQTQRNFAWRDYGLRVGIWHVFDMLDELKIPTTVLLNSLVCEHAPEVIERIKERGDTICAHGRTNSELGNALWEHDEARMIAESTDLITKHFGKRPTGWMGPAAAESRVTPDLLVEAGYTHTLGWPVDDQPIWMKTRSGPILSVPYPMELNDMGTNVLRDQTGEEFEKMIVDQFDELLERSASKPLVMSVALHPFICGQPFRLRALRRALKHCVAQSQNAVWFTRADAIAEHCFSLPSDKLARP
- a CDS encoding ABC transporter ATP-binding protein, giving the protein MSSTPVIACHELTKAYHDISRGETVVACKDITLQIHRGEFITVVGPSGCGKTSLLYILAGFETKTSGSIMIDGRPIQGPGPDRAVVFQEFALFPWLDLRKNVEFGPRERGVRQSDIDESVNRILRTVGLESAANRYPHELSAGMRQRAALARVLINDPKILLMDEPFAALEAQTRLALQRELSKLSAEMSLTVMFITHSVEEAVLLGDRVLVMSTRPGQIMADVSIPLPRPRDPTSPEFNEHRREIARLLEQASLAPVKAS
- a CDS encoding ABC transporter permease → MTTNGRAQASGHDFAKRDAPLALNLLSRMKPGRWALGLVVPALLVLFWQIAGDLGWTPPGSIPTPAAVVESWYIWIFGPVTPLAWHSGTWTFYVLLSLRRVAAGFAIASATGVTFGLLLGWYALVNDLFDGLINFLRAIPTTAWVPFTVFFFGIHESAAVFLIAFGAFFPIAMSVAAGARQTPRTLTRAALMLGTPPRRLLRRVVLPATLPSTFAGLRIGLGLSWVLVIVSEMLAVQGGLGYALWSAYQVNRLDLIVDAIVSVGVLGLMSDWLLVKLSRMTLRWQRGLVGQ
- a CDS encoding ABC transporter substrate-binding protein produces the protein MRLRSIHRRHFLATGLVAVGGAAMASVGHSQGMPVIKIAASRNAAAPVWNLSNISERFGFKVEMAVLFTYAEQARAAQTGQTNSATCGIDTMATVADQGITNLRYIAADQYGGQNLVMKTGVNPAKWSDLEGKTIGVVPGTWARVMFFIAAKEGGADLSKIKVTNVSVGATAQEALRRGDVDGVVLFTPQCDQLVVAGIGHYPEKLDIGSSSLGCANSGLLATTELLADKTLSTNLMKAYLASMDEIRDPAVFTRLVTSLTAVSADVAALSLKNQIFSEKIDVKAIVGAAKLGTEYGFTKSDTSGKVEALIDFGPLMAASGKSREELTGPPPEAAKLVRR
- a CDS encoding Bug family tripartite tricarboxylate transporter substrate binding protein, with translation MKWALKLMCCMAAVTLASPLHAQDYPNRPITLLHGFGAGGNADTMARILGEAMSKGLGQPILVEAKPGASGMLASETMTRAAPDGTTMLMLTAAHATTASLFKTLKYDPNNDFAMLTTIAFFPYVLAVAGDSPYRNLAELIAAAKQKPGEITYTSVGVGSVPHLTGELLASQAGIKLTHVPYRGGTAPTTDVLAGRVDVLIDTQTVSMPQITGGKLRGIGVTSKSPWPGTPGIPTVAETVPGFEVETWIGLVTVQNTPAPIQARLHDEAVKALANPEVAAKLRTLGAAVRSSTPDEMRKLVRGEIERWGKVIKNAGIEPR
- a CDS encoding MarR family winged helix-turn-helix transcriptional regulator codes for the protein MTWRHDNTGRLLFDSTRRFQERVLALVNDKGYSDIRIAHLAVTRHIDLAGTRIADVAARAGVTKQSMSEMIEQLRKMGFVRLDADASDKRAKIVTFTESGRMLLDTIRRAVASTERELASRIGARHVAALRTALGAYCRVADVPAPKQTAKPRARSRQS